Part of the Kordiimonas pumila genome is shown below.
CCATCATTATCAATTTTTTAATCGGCATGGTAGACCACGGGATGTCTGCACATCTGGTTATTTATTTCAGCTCTGATGTTGGGTTAGGCGCAGAAATGGCGGCCCTAGGGTTTTCACTTGTGATGCTTCTCAGCAATGTTGGCAAGATAGGGTATGGCTGGCTCTATGACCGCTTCTCTATTAAAGGAATGGCCTTTTGCTGGTGTGTGGTTATCGTTGGTGTTGCTATGGCTTTCCCTGTTACGGGTATAACAAGCCTTGTCATTTTCGCCCTTATTTACGGCCCTACTCAAGGTGGCATGCTTGTTAACATTCCCGTTCTTGCAAAACATTGTTTTGGACCAAAGGCAATGATCAGGGCAATTGCCGTTTTATCTACCTTCTTTATGCTTGGTAGCGCTGTTGGACCAGCCCTTGCAGGCTACCTGCACGACGCAACGGGAAGTTACGATTCTACTTTTATCATCTTTATTGTCGCAACATTAGTTGCAGCCTGCATGACTTTATCACTCAAACCAGTTTTCTTCATAAAAAAGAACGAAAAAACGAGTACGGCTACAGTTCCCAAGGAAGGCTAACCGCCTTACGGGCCGAGTCAAAAATACGCTCTAGAGGCAACAATCATGAACCGTAGAACATTTAATCGTCTTATTGGGCTTTCTGCTATTGCAGGCGCAGTGTCTAACACCGGTATCGCAGATACTGGTGCTGTTGCAGAAACGCGTAAAACCGCATCAGGATCAACCACGATGACAAAGCCGGAACAGCCGTTCAAAATTGGCATGCTAATTTTCAACAATATGACCAATCTTGATTTTGTTGGGCCTTGCGACATGCTGTCCCGTGTGCGTGAAGCCGAAGTTACGATACTGGGTAAAACTCTCGAACCCGTTCTCACAGACTCTGGCTGTTTAGTCATCCCTAAAATGACCCTTAAAGACGCCCCACAATTTGATATGCTTTTTGTGGGAGGTGGCCCCGGCACAACGGCATTGATGGAGGATGAGGAAGTAATCGGCTTTTTCAAAAAACAAGCGCCGGGCGCAAAGTGGATTACAGCTGTTTGTACCGGAACACTTGTTCTTGGTGCAGCGGGCCTTTTTAAAGGCTACAAGGCAGCAACACACTGGACCGTAATGGATCTGTTACCCATTCTCGGTGCAACACCGGTTTACGAACGGGTTGTTATTGACCGTAACCGTATTTCAGGTGGCGGCGTGACCGCAGGCATAGATTTTGCCCTAACCGTTATTGCAGAGTTGTGGGGCACCGAACGCGCACAGCTGATCCAATTAGGGAATGAATATAACCCGCAACCGCCCTTTAATTCAGGCTCCCCGTTTACTGCCCCCAAAGCTATTGTTGATAAATATAATAGCCTAACAAAAGGCATGACAACAAGGCGCAAGGAAGCTGCTGAACGCATGGCAAAAATGTTAGGGTAAGATATGTGTGGTATCTGCTTAAATTTTGATTCAGCCACCAAGACCGAAGCTGCGGATAAAGTGCCGCAACTTCAAAAAATAGAGCACAACCTCACTGAAGCTGAACTCTATACTGGTCATGCTTTCCTAAAAAAATACCCTACCATTGATATCCATGCACACCCTGGTCGCTTTTTCATGGTTGGGCCTCACGCTGGCTCAGCGCTTGACAAGCATTACACCCCACCATTCCCTGATCAAGCCATTTCAGACATGGCCATGGGCGGCATTAGTGCTGTTATGTTTGCCACTGTTGCAGATCATGCCTTACTTGGAATCTCCAAAACGGGTATGGGGGCGCAGCGATCTTTCAATCCCGGCGAAGCGCTAGAAGACCATAACCGTCAAATTTCTGTTCTTCAGTCTCTCGTTCAAAACAGTAAACTTCAACATGCTACCAATAAACATGACATCAAGCTTGGTCATAGCAACGGTGCGGTATCGTGTATTTTTTCTGTTGAAGGTGGCGATTTTATTGAAGACCAGCTTGACCGCATTACAGAAGCACACTGTAACGGTGTTCGTTCCATCACTATTATTCATTATAATATTAACCAGATTGGTGACACTCAAACAGAAACCCCATTTCATAATGGCTTGACAAAATTAGGCCAAAATATCATCCGTGAAATGGACCGCGTGGGCATTCTCGTTGATCTTGCACACGCAAGCTTTGAGGCAAGTATTGCTGCTGCCGAGGTTTCATCAAAACCGATGATGATCTCACATTCAAATATAGCACAGAGCAATGACACGCACCCCAGGCTTATCAGCCTTGAGCACGCAAAGTTGGTAACAGAAACAGGCGGTATTATCGGTGCAGTTCCTGCGGGCTTTGGGCAAAAAAACTTCACTGATTATATTGATACGATCATTCGTATGAGTGACTTACTCGGAACCGATCATGTTGTGATTGGTACCGATATGGATTTTACGTATAAGCCCGTTTTCACATCATACCATGATTGGGCACTGATTCCTGCAGCCTTACTTGCACGCGGCATGCATGAACATGAAGTCGCCGACATAATGGGCCGTAACTTTTTACGTATTTTACCTGATTAATCCCCCTTTTCAGAGGACAATGTCATGACACATATTCCCCATACAAAATCAGATGATGGCGGTATTTTATTTTTCCCAAGCACACGGCCCGGTTCTCCCTTCTCAAGGGCTGTACAGGTTGGCAATATTCTGTACCTCTCTGGCCAAATTGGTAATAATCCTGACGGCACCCTGCCAGATAGCCTTGCCGACCAAACTCGTAATACCATGACGAACATTTCCAATGCCCTTGCCTCTCTTGGCTCCAACATGGAACAAATATTCAAATGCACCATCATGATGGAAGACATGACACGCTGGAAAGAATTCAATGCTGTTTATCTGGAGTTTTTTGACGCTGAGAAACTACCGGCACGCAGTGCCTTTGGTGCAAGTGGTCTTGTTGCTGGTGCCCTTCTGGAAATTGAGTGCTGCGCTTATGCTCCACAAACCTAGAAACAATCTTTCTATTCTTGCCTTACCTCACCTATTTCCGGAACAAATTTTACCTGCTGAAACAATGGAAGTTTTTTCTTGCCTTTTTTTACATAATTCATGACATTGTCTCGTAATATGTTACAAATTATCCATACATTGCTCTCAATACTTGGGAGTATGGGTGTCGCGTTATACGGTTATTCAGACTTTTCTGCGACATTTGGACAAACGCAAGGAAATAGGCAAAGATGAACAGCATGATGGATGTTAAAAGTATAGCTGTGGACAAAACGAAACGCATGACAGGCGGGGATGCGCTGGTTGCTGGTTTACATCGCTGGGGCGTGGATACAGTATTTGGTGTACCGGGTGTTCAGCTCGATCAGTTTTTTGATGGTATGCAACGGAACGGCGGTGATATTCGCCTTATTCATACACGCCACGAACAAGGTGCTGCCTATATGGCGCTTGGGTATGCCATGGTTACTGGCAAACCTGGCATTTGTGCCGTTGTTCCCGGGCCTGGTGTTCTGAACGCTGGCGCGGCGCTTTCTACAGCCTATGCCTGTAATGCCCGTGTGCTTTGCCTAACAAGCACTGTAAACAGCGCGATGATTGACCGTTATCACGGTGCCCTACACGAAATTAATGATCAGGCTAGCTTGCTACGGAATCTGAGCAAATGGCATGCGCGCGCCAGCCACGCCAGCCAGATACCAGCACTGCTGGATGAAGCTTTCCGGCAGTTGATGACAGGTCGCCCTCGTCCGGTTTCTCTTGAAGTGCCACCAGATATTCTAGCGCAAATGGCTATGATACAGTATCCAGATAGTCTGCCGGATATGGTTAACCCGACCGCGGACCCAGAACTGGTCAAAAAAGCTGCCGAAGTATGTGCAGAAGCGAAAAATCCAATGATCGTAGTTGGCAGCGGCGCGCTTGAAGCCGGTGCGGAAATTAAAGCACTTGCGGAGCTGTTGCAGGCACCTGTCGTTAGCCGTCATATGGGGCGCGGTATTCTGCGCCAAGATGACCCTTACGCATTGGAAGCCGCTGCTGCCCTGCCACACTGGAAAGATGTGGATGTTGTAATAGGTATTGGCACACGCCTGCAACAGTTGCGGGAATGGGGCCATGACGATAATTTAAAAGTTATCCGGATTGACCTTGATCAGGCAGAAATGAACCGGGTTATCCTACCAACAGTTGGCATATATGCAGACAGCACCACGGGCACAGCGGGCCTGATTGCAGCCTTAAAGCCGGTTAATCCTGTTCGACCAGATATTACCAAAAAAATTGCTGATATAAAGGCAGAGTTCCGCGCTGAAATTGTGCGTGATATTCAACCACAAATCAGCTTCCTTGATGTGATCCGAGCTGAAATGGAAGACGACGATGTGTTCGTGGATGAAATGACGCAGGTGGGTTACGCATCTCGCTACGGCCTGCCGATTTACACACCACGCACCTATGTCAACTCAAGCTATCAGGGCACACTCGGCTATGGTTTTGCCACCGCCCTTGGCGCACAGGTTGGCGCGGGCAAACGGCGGGTGATTTCTGTGAACGGTGATGGCGGCTTTATGTACACCATGCCAGAACTGGCATCGGCTGTTCTCCATAACATTCCCCTTATTGCCATTGTTTTCAGTGATGGTAATTTTGGTAACGTACGCCGCATTCAAACCAATGCCTACGGTGGCAGGGTAATTGCCTCCAATCTTCACAACCCTGACTTTGTCGAGCTTGCCAAAAACTTTGGCGCTGTGGGCATTAAAGCTGAAGGCCCTGAAGGCCTGCGTGCCGCACTTAAGGAAGCAAAAAAAGCAACAGGGCCTGTTATTATTGAAGTGCCCGTAGTGCTGGAAGAAATTGCATCTCCGTGGAAACACGTTCATGGCAGAAAGGTTCGATAAAGCAGAAATGGCTGTATCACCGAACCAAAGACCTAGTCAGAGTACAACAGATATCCTTCGTACTCTGATAGGATTTTCAACTGTTAGCCGCGATAGCAACATGGACCTGATTAACTGGGTTCATGATTATCTGGCATCATACGGCGTTACATGCCGGCTCAGCTATAATGCTGAAAAAACCAAAGCAAACATTTTTGCTACAATAGGTGAAGGCTCAGGCGGTATTGCACTGTCTGGCCACACTGATGTCGTACCCGTTGATGGGCAAAATTGGTCTACAGATCCATTTAAACTTATCGAAACAGATGGCCGTTTTTATGGACGCGGGACAAGCGACATGAAAGGCTTTATTGCTGTAGTGCTCTCGAAGGTACCTGCAATGGTAAAGGCACCACTTAAAGAGCCAATCCATCTTGCATTTTCTTTTGATGAGGAGGTTGGCTGCCTTGGTGTGCGGCATTTGCTGGATGATATAAAAGAAAGCGGTATCAAGCCCCGTGGCTGTATCATTGGTGAACCAACAAGCATGAAAACCATTATTGGCCATAAAAGCGGCTCGGTTTATACCTGCAAAGTAAATGGCCTTGAGGTTCATAGCTCCCTTGCGCCGCAAGGTGTGAACTCCATTGAATTTGCTGCAATGATGGTGCTTAAAATACGTGAAATTGGCCTACGTCTTAAAGAAACCGAAAAGCGCCATGACGGCTATGAAGTGCCCTACAGCACTATGCAAACCGGCGTTATTGAGGGTGGGTATGCCAGCAATATTGTACCCGCTGAATGTTCGTTCCGCTTTGACATTCGCAGCCTGCCTTGGACGAACCCAGAAGAAATTGTTACAGAACTTCGTACATATGCCGAAGAATTTATCTTGCCAGAAATGCGGGAAATTCACCCTAATGCCGCAATAGAAATTGTTCGTAAAGGCGGCGTTCCCGGCTTTGCCATTGCAGAGGATGCAGAACTCACACGCTATGTTCAGCGCGTTGCCCTGTCGAACACACCACCCGGTTATGTAACCTTTGGGTCAGAAGCTGGCCTGTTTCAAGAAATTAATATTCCAGCGGTCATTTGTGGCCCCGGCTCTATTAGTCAAGCTCATAAAGCGGATGAGTTTATTGATCTGACCCAGCTTGCAGCGTGCGAAGCCTTTATCGATAGGCTAATCGTCACCCCTTTCATGACAATTTAAACCGGATACACAGCTAAAAAGAAAAGCCATTTCCAACACCTGGGAGTGGCTTTTTGTATTTTGCATCAAAAAAGCCGCA
Proteins encoded:
- a CDS encoding thiamine pyrophosphate-binding protein, coding for MMDVKSIAVDKTKRMTGGDALVAGLHRWGVDTVFGVPGVQLDQFFDGMQRNGGDIRLIHTRHEQGAAYMALGYAMVTGKPGICAVVPGPGVLNAGAALSTAYACNARVLCLTSTVNSAMIDRYHGALHEINDQASLLRNLSKWHARASHASQIPALLDEAFRQLMTGRPRPVSLEVPPDILAQMAMIQYPDSLPDMVNPTADPELVKKAAEVCAEAKNPMIVVGSGALEAGAEIKALAELLQAPVVSRHMGRGILRQDDPYALEAAAALPHWKDVDVVIGIGTRLQQLREWGHDDNLKVIRIDLDQAEMNRVILPTVGIYADSTTGTAGLIAALKPVNPVRPDITKKIADIKAEFRAEIVRDIQPQISFLDVIRAEMEDDDVFVDEMTQVGYASRYGLPIYTPRTYVNSSYQGTLGYGFATALGAQVGAGKRRVISVNGDGGFMYTMPELASAVLHNIPLIAIVFSDGNFGNVRRIQTNAYGGRVIASNLHNPDFVELAKNFGAVGIKAEGPEGLRAALKEAKKATGPVIIEVPVVLEEIASPWKHVHGRKVR
- a CDS encoding dipeptidase — encoded protein: MCGICLNFDSATKTEAADKVPQLQKIEHNLTEAELYTGHAFLKKYPTIDIHAHPGRFFMVGPHAGSALDKHYTPPFPDQAISDMAMGGISAVMFATVADHALLGISKTGMGAQRSFNPGEALEDHNRQISVLQSLVQNSKLQHATNKHDIKLGHSNGAVSCIFSVEGGDFIEDQLDRITEAHCNGVRSITIIHYNINQIGDTQTETPFHNGLTKLGQNIIREMDRVGILVDLAHASFEASIAAAEVSSKPMMISHSNIAQSNDTHPRLISLEHAKLVTETGGIIGAVPAGFGQKNFTDYIDTIIRMSDLLGTDHVVIGTDMDFTYKPVFTSYHDWALIPAALLARGMHEHEVADIMGRNFLRILPD
- a CDS encoding DJ-1/PfpI family protein, with translation MNRRTFNRLIGLSAIAGAVSNTGIADTGAVAETRKTASGSTTMTKPEQPFKIGMLIFNNMTNLDFVGPCDMLSRVREAEVTILGKTLEPVLTDSGCLVIPKMTLKDAPQFDMLFVGGGPGTTALMEDEEVIGFFKKQAPGAKWITAVCTGTLVLGAAGLFKGYKAATHWTVMDLLPILGATPVYERVVIDRNRISGGGVTAGIDFALTVIAELWGTERAQLIQLGNEYNPQPPFNSGSPFTAPKAIVDKYNSLTKGMTTRRKEAAERMAKMLG
- the argE gene encoding acetylornithine deacetylase, with the protein product MAERFDKAEMAVSPNQRPSQSTTDILRTLIGFSTVSRDSNMDLINWVHDYLASYGVTCRLSYNAEKTKANIFATIGEGSGGIALSGHTDVVPVDGQNWSTDPFKLIETDGRFYGRGTSDMKGFIAVVLSKVPAMVKAPLKEPIHLAFSFDEEVGCLGVRHLLDDIKESGIKPRGCIIGEPTSMKTIIGHKSGSVYTCKVNGLEVHSSLAPQGVNSIEFAAMMVLKIREIGLRLKETEKRHDGYEVPYSTMQTGVIEGGYASNIVPAECSFRFDIRSLPWTNPEEIVTELRTYAEEFILPEMREIHPNAAIEIVRKGGVPGFAIAEDAELTRYVQRVALSNTPPGYVTFGSEAGLFQEINIPAVICGPGSISQAHKADEFIDLTQLAACEAFIDRLIVTPFMTI
- a CDS encoding RidA family protein, which codes for MTHIPHTKSDDGGILFFPSTRPGSPFSRAVQVGNILYLSGQIGNNPDGTLPDSLADQTRNTMTNISNALASLGSNMEQIFKCTIMMEDMTRWKEFNAVYLEFFDAEKLPARSAFGASGLVAGALLEIECCAYAPQT